In the Desulfobacterales bacterium genome, GATCTTGTTCGGACAGTTCTTGAAAATAAATTTTGTCGATTAAACCGGTCATATTTCAACCCACTGATTTCCATTCCGTCTTCATAAACAAACAGTCTGAAAAAAGCCCCTCTCAAACCCTGAATCATTCCTATGCCATCAAATTGACCGAGCACCCATTTGTCTTTCTGAAAACGAGATATTTTTCTATTGTAAAGTATCGGCCCTACAAGTAAGACCAAAAATATAATCAAAAGCGGGACACCGCCAAGTTGTTTAAAGTTATGTTTGTCCCCTAAAGGAAATCCTGCCATCGCCCCTGCTATGAGCATTATTACAAGAGTCCAAACAAAACTCGCTCCTATACCAATCGGAAATAATGAATCTGAATACTTTTTATCCATATGTCGATCAACCAACTATCAGGCGAATCCGATAAAATACATATGGCGCAATAGCCGTCCAGATCAGCACCAACGGCCAGACCCGGCCTTTAATTAGGTTGTAGTCACGAATGAGTCTGCCCCAGGGATGTCCCATAACGTAGTGACCGAAACCGAATTCAAACAAAAGGGTCATGATCATCCACATGCAACCTATCGAGACGGCTTGCCCTGATGATTCAATCCGGAAAACTCCAGTAAAAATCCAAATATATGCGCCAAAGAGAATAATTCCAGTAACGGTTGACACTTGATGGGCTGACAACTCATGCATAAACGGCCCATATACCTTTTCGCGTATGGCGCCGTTCAGGACAGCGAGAAATACCATGCCTAACCAGCCGGCAGCATAGATCAATAGGATCTTCATATCCTTTTGGATCCTAACGTGGCATTAAAGGGCTGGGTAAATTTACATTGAGAAAATTGATAAGCGTTTTGCATGATGGGCTTGTACAACCAGTCTCAAAAAGTTGCAGGATAAACCCAGTTCCATTCCACCGGCTTTATATTCTTTAATAGCATTCATCCTTGCCGGGCCGAAGAACTTTGAGAGTGTTTATCGAAAATATGAACAAAATGATTTTATATTACACGAGCTTTAAGCATTATGCAGAGATTGAACTTGAAAGAATTATTAATCTAATGAACCATTCGTGTCAACAAAAACAGCCAAACGGCATTATATTAAGACGCTAGTAAATTGGGTTATGATTTACACAAATCCTGATATTCCGGTGGATGTCTTTTATGGTTCGATTGATTGTGATTTTGCGGAAAAGGGCAGGGGCATTCGATTCTCGATGTTTTCGTGTGGAACGAAAGTCGGTTAAAATTGTGAGAAAAATATTTTACGAAACAGATGAACTTCTATGAGTGCTTTGAACCGCAGGAATCTGAAAGGATTGACAGGGGTTCTTTCCGGTAATATCGCGATAAAATTTTTGAATCGTTTTCAGGTCCTGTTCGAGATTGCCGGTGGGGTGAAATACCGGGCCGATTCCGCCTATTTTGAGCCGATAATCCAAAAATCCCAAGACAATGGGGACGCCGGCGCCATTGGCGATATGGTAGAACCCTGTTTTCCAGTAAAGGACTTTTTTGCGGGTCCCGGAAGGGGGCACCATCAGGATCATTTCCGTCTTGTGTTTAAAGGCCGCGACCATTTGAAAGACCACGTTATGGGCTTTGCTCCGGTTGATGGGCATGGCGCCCAGCCAACGGAACACCGGCCCCAGCGGCCAGAAAAACCAGGAATCCTTCATCATGATCAGGACATCGATGCGATACACCAAACTGATGGCAAGGGCGTAAATAAAATCCCAGTTCGATGTATGGGGTGCGGCAATCATGACATATTTGGGTATATTCGGGCATTCGCCTTGAACCCTCCAGCCGGTACATTTCAAAAAAAAGAGAGCCATCCAGCGTGCTACCGTTCGGATGATGGGTGTTTTGTGTATGGACATGATAAAAACCTTTGCTTCTGGCAAAAAAAAGTAATGCATCATACCGGACGGCGCCGATCAGGGATATGTTTATTTTGGCTTTTACAATTCTTTTACAAAGCGAATCAATAATTGACGGTTGCCGACGGGTCCTATATAGAGAGGTTGGG is a window encoding:
- a CDS encoding lysophospholipid acyltransferase family protein; translated protein: MSIHKTPIIRTVARWMALFFLKCTGWRVQGECPNIPKYVMIAAPHTSNWDFIYALAISLVYRIDVLIMMKDSWFFWPLGPVFRWLGAMPINRSKAHNVVFQMVAAFKHKTEMILMVPPSGTRKKVLYWKTGFYHIANGAGVPIVLGFLDYRLKIGGIGPVFHPTGNLEQDLKTIQKFYRDITGKNPCQSFQIPAVQSTHRSSSVS